One segment of bacterium DNA contains the following:
- a CDS encoding response regulator transcription factor produces the protein MKILLVEDEAPIREVVKRGLEESGMYHVDTAEDGTTGLDLAWDEDYALIILDIMLPGIDGWTICERLRNKRISTPILMLTARDGVRDRVRGLEIGADDYLPKPFDFEELLARVRALIRRDKLSKGRVIRIGHLEMDTTAHRVFCDGKEVNLTSREYSLLEALASNEGRVLSREAIQYRIWNNEDSMSNTVDVYIRMLRRKIDADRPVKLIHTVHGLGYMLKRPNMEQS, from the coding sequence ATGAAAATTCTGCTGGTCGAAGATGAAGCGCCGATACGAGAGGTGGTCAAACGCGGTCTGGAAGAGAGCGGCATGTATCATGTGGATACTGCTGAAGACGGCACAACCGGTCTGGATTTGGCGTGGGACGAAGATTATGCGCTTATCATACTGGACATCATGCTGCCAGGCATCGACGGCTGGACCATATGCGAACGGCTCAGAAACAAGCGGATAAGTACTCCCATTCTTATGCTTACAGCCCGCGACGGTGTGCGTGACCGTGTGCGCGGGTTAGAGATCGGAGCGGATGATTATCTGCCGAAGCCTTTCGATTTTGAGGAACTGCTGGCGCGTGTGCGTGCACTTATAAGGCGCGATAAGCTCTCGAAGGGCAGAGTCATTCGCATAGGTCATCTTGAAATGGACACTACCGCGCACAGGGTGTTCTGCGACGGCAAGGAAGTCAATCTGACATCACGAGAATATTCGCTGCTGGAAGCGCTGGCATCCAATGAAGGCAGGGTACTCAGCAGAGAGGCAATTCAGTATCGTATTTGGAACAATGAGGACAGCATGTCCAATACAGTCGATGTCTACATACGCATGCTCCGCAGAAAAATTGATGCGGACAGGCCCGTAAAACTCATTCATACGGTCCATGGTCTTGGATATATGCTTAAGCGCCCGAATATGGAGCAGTCATGA
- a CDS encoding TolC family protein, giving the protein MTVHFKTSLTRLLFAPAVVCTCLLLVCTGAYAQEAAVSKPLSLQDCINIALKSQLDIIVAKNDVAIAKNNLSQTKSNYLPQISLDNNAFTTGDQGVLSQYTTGTALSANLNVFDGGVREANVKAYRYNVVGADSAYKRTIQTVTYSVTEAYYEALRSKHLSDVQDSNVKYYNELLAQVTAQIEQGAKADVDRYPVEAELASAKVSLLSAQNTVRTSILDLQTSMGIRSSSGFDVAEVESIPETTVQPLDNYVTYAKNNRPDITQAQAQIGSTKATATAKRISLYPIPTISAGYQKSVSGGYRSSGSQMVGGITFNLFDGGASRAAYKAARLSQESAIEDANQLDRDVCTQVEEAYLNLTSAKERLTASEASLESASKNLKAQQDRYTLGLGITLDVLNAESQHVSAQSDYVQAKYDYLLAISQLEYMTGKQGGIL; this is encoded by the coding sequence ATGACTGTACATTTTAAAACCAGTTTGACCAGGCTGCTCTTTGCTCCAGCGGTAGTATGCACGTGTTTGTTACTTGTATGCACAGGTGCATACGCCCAAGAAGCCGCTGTGTCAAAGCCATTGAGCTTGCAAGACTGCATCAACATTGCGCTCAAAAGCCAATTGGACATAATCGTCGCCAAGAATGACGTGGCCATAGCAAAAAACAATCTGTCCCAGACAAAAAGCAATTATCTGCCTCAGATATCGCTTGATAACAATGCATTCACCACCGGCGACCAGGGAGTCCTCAGCCAGTATACGACTGGAACTGCGCTCTCCGCGAATCTCAATGTATTTGATGGCGGCGTGCGTGAAGCCAATGTGAAGGCATACCGCTACAACGTCGTCGGCGCTGATTCGGCATACAAAAGAACGATCCAGACAGTGACATATAGCGTGACTGAAGCCTATTATGAAGCCCTGCGTTCCAAGCACTTGTCGGATGTTCAGGACTCAAACGTAAAGTATTATAATGAGCTGCTTGCGCAGGTTACGGCACAGATCGAACAGGGCGCAAAAGCGGATGTCGACAGATATCCAGTCGAAGCTGAGTTGGCTTCCGCAAAAGTGAGCCTGTTGTCTGCTCAAAATACTGTGCGAACGTCGATTCTCGATCTGCAGACAAGCATGGGCATTCGTTCCAGTTCCGGCTTCGATGTTGCGGAAGTAGAGAGCATACCGGAAACCACGGTCCAGCCACTGGACAATTACGTGACCTACGCCAAAAATAACCGGCCGGACATTACTCAGGCGCAGGCACAGATCGGCTCGACAAAAGCCACGGCAACCGCCAAACGGATATCTCTTTATCCGATCCCTACAATCAGCGCCGGTTATCAAAAGAGTGTCTCCGGCGGATATCGATCGAGCGGGAGTCAGATGGTCGGCGGCATCACATTCAATCTTTTCGACGGTGGAGCCAGTCGGGCGGCATATAAAGCGGCCAGACTAAGTCAGGAAAGCGCCATTGAGGATGCGAACCAATTGGACAGAGATGTCTGCACACAAGTCGAGGAAGCGTATCTAAATCTGACCAGTGCAAAGGAGCGTCTGACGGCCAGCGAGGCAAGCCTTGAGTCCGCAAGCAAGAACCTTAAGGCGCAACAGGACCGATATACACTCGGACTGGGAATAACACTGGACGTGCTCAACGCCGAGTCGCAGCATGTATCGGCTCAGAGCGACTACGTCCAGGCTAAATACGATTATCTGCTCGCAATTTCACAACTTGAGTATATGACAGGCAAGCAAGGAGGTATACTATGA